The following coding sequences lie in one Verrucomicrobiota bacterium genomic window:
- the gcvT gene encoding glycine cleavage system aminomethyltransferase GcvT, which yields MLKRTTLFSQHQRLGARLVDFGGWEMPVQYSGILDEHQCVRRHAGLFDIAHMGQVAVSGPKAEPFLQALLTNDVGRLQIGQGQYTLMCLPDGGVVDDLYLYRLEQDHYWLVINASRVEPDLVWMRGRQQESNWGDGVTVRDESGTWGAVAIQGPRCREVLERALGRWNGERIVELSKNRIATGTFDGHPLRVACTGYTGEDGFEVMAPHAALPVLWENFLAQGTDAGIKPCGLGARDSLRLEACYPLYGHELSETISPVEAGLGFFVAWKKGSFTGAEALRAQKAEGAPRKIIAIKMVAGSAPPRGGYKVWSTGPASRPIGELTSGGVSPTLGTGIGLALVERASVEIGGPVGVEIRGKRYGAEVVKKPFYRKPV from the coding sequence ATGTTGAAACGAACGACACTTTTTTCCCAGCACCAGAGACTCGGCGCGAGGCTGGTGGATTTCGGCGGTTGGGAAATGCCGGTTCAGTATTCGGGCATTCTCGACGAGCACCAATGTGTTCGGCGCCACGCCGGGTTGTTTGACATCGCGCATATGGGACAAGTCGCGGTGTCGGGTCCGAAGGCGGAACCTTTTCTCCAGGCGCTGTTGACCAACGATGTTGGGCGATTGCAGATCGGCCAGGGACAATACACCTTGATGTGTCTTCCGGATGGAGGTGTGGTCGATGATTTGTATTTGTACCGGCTCGAACAAGATCATTATTGGCTGGTGATCAACGCGTCGAGGGTGGAGCCCGATCTGGTTTGGATGCGTGGTCGGCAGCAGGAATCGAATTGGGGTGATGGAGTGACGGTGCGAGATGAGTCCGGCACGTGGGGAGCGGTGGCGATCCAGGGACCTCGTTGCCGGGAAGTGTTGGAACGCGCTCTGGGTCGATGGAACGGAGAACGGATCGTTGAACTGTCGAAAAATCGCATTGCGACTGGGACATTCGATGGACATCCTCTGCGAGTGGCCTGCACCGGCTATACTGGAGAAGATGGATTCGAAGTGATGGCGCCGCATGCCGCGCTGCCCGTTCTCTGGGAAAACTTTCTCGCTCAAGGAACGGACGCGGGAATCAAGCCTTGCGGACTCGGGGCTCGCGATTCGCTGCGATTGGAGGCCTGTTATCCACTTTACGGACACGAACTTTCGGAAACGATCAGCCCCGTGGAAGCGGGCTTGGGCTTTTTCGTGGCGTGGAAGAAGGGCAGTTTTACGGGGGCCGAGGCCTTGCGGGCTCAAAAGGCGGAGGGAGCACCGAGAAAGATCATCGCGATCAAGATGGTGGCGGGATCCGCGCCGCCGAGGGGAGGATACAAGGTCTGGAGCACGGGACCGGCGTCGCGTCCGATCGGTGAACTGACCAGCGGAGGGGTGAGTCCGACCCTGGGCACGGGCATCGGTTTGGCCTTGGTAGAGAGGGCATCGGTTGAAATTGGAGGTCCGGTTGGCGTGGAGATTCGAGGCAAGCGGTACGGGGCGGAAGTCGTAAAAAAGCCGTTTTATCGAAAACCGGTTTGA
- a CDS encoding dienelactone hydrolase family protein: protein MNPIPVEEPKPIPHPPIPQEAFDWYDEYAHGIIDRRTFMNRLSTLAAAGFSMNILLSALMPNYANAEQVSFNDPDIKARFAVFPSPHGHGEGRGYLVVPASIKGKAPAVLVIHENRGLNPYIADVARRVAKAGFVAFAPDALHPKGGYPGNDDEGRTLQSSMERAKIEQDFIAAAKFLKSHELCNGKLGAVGFCFGGYIVNMLAAVVPDTLHAGVPFYGTPAAREVRKHIKAPLLIQLAELDQRINDTWPEYEADLKAAGVNYTMHMYPKCNHGFHNDSTGRYDEKNAQLAWERTLAFFKQHLGSA from the coding sequence ATGAACCCAATACCCGTTGAGGAACCCAAACCCATCCCCCACCCGCCAATCCCTCAGGAAGCCTTTGATTGGTACGACGAATACGCGCATGGCATCATCGACCGGCGCACGTTCATGAACCGCCTTTCCACCCTCGCTGCGGCTGGGTTCTCCATGAACATCCTTCTCTCCGCGTTGATGCCGAATTACGCCAACGCCGAGCAGGTGTCCTTCAACGATCCGGACATCAAGGCCCGCTTTGCCGTCTTCCCCTCCCCGCACGGTCACGGGGAAGGACGCGGCTACCTGGTCGTTCCCGCATCGATCAAAGGGAAGGCCCCAGCCGTGCTGGTCATCCATGAGAACCGCGGGTTGAATCCCTACATCGCCGACGTGGCCAGGCGCGTCGCCAAAGCGGGTTTCGTGGCCTTCGCGCCGGACGCCCTTCACCCGAAAGGGGGTTATCCCGGCAATGACGACGAAGGCCGGACGCTTCAAAGTTCAATGGAGCGGGCGAAGATCGAGCAGGATTTTATTGCGGCCGCGAAATTTCTGAAATCGCACGAGTTGTGCAACGGCAAGCTGGGGGCGGTGGGTTTCTGCTTCGGCGGCTACATCGTGAACATGCTTGCCGCCGTCGTGCCCGATACGCTCCATGCGGGAGTCCCGTTCTACGGCACGCCCGCGGCCAGGGAAGTGCGCAAGCACATCAAGGCTCCATTGCTCATCCAGTTGGCGGAACTGGATCAACGCATCAATGACACTTGGCCTGAATATGAGGCGGACCTGAAGGCAGCCGGAGTGAACTACACCATGCACATGTATCCGAAGTGCAACCACGGCTTCCACAACGACTCCACCGGCCGCTACGACGAAAAGAACGCGCAACTCGCCTGGGAACGCACCCTCGCATTCTTCAAACAACACCTCGGATCCGCGTAG
- a CDS encoding VCBS repeat-containing protein, producing the protein MNFTNRLSPALLAKNANLMNGSGVALGDVDGDGWCDVYFCNLEGKNALFRNLGNWRFKEVTREAGIEISGQLSRGAVLADVDGDDDLDLLVTFNAQGLKLYLNDGRGRFEDSTFAAGLSSRMGSTSVALGDVDGDGLLDVYLCNFGETSILRDGGGRALPYGRRASGPGGPVCQPTALDRGEAGGVGRTGHAL; encoded by the coding sequence GTGAACTTCACCAATCGGCTGAGTCCGGCGCTGTTGGCGAAGAATGCGAACCTCATGAACGGATCCGGCGTGGCCTTGGGCGACGTGGACGGGGATGGCTGGTGCGACGTGTATTTCTGCAACCTCGAGGGCAAGAACGCCTTGTTCCGAAATCTCGGGAACTGGAGATTCAAGGAGGTGACCCGTGAAGCAGGAATCGAAATCTCCGGCCAACTCTCGCGCGGCGCGGTCCTGGCGGATGTCGACGGTGATGACGACCTGGACTTGCTGGTGACCTTCAACGCGCAAGGGCTGAAGCTTTACCTGAATGACGGGCGGGGCCGCTTTGAAGATTCCACCTTTGCCGCGGGGCTCAGTTCAAGAATGGGAAGCACGAGCGTGGCGCTCGGTGACGTCGATGGTGACGGATTGCTGGATGTGTATTTGTGCAATTTCGGCGAAACCTCGATTCTTCGGGACGGGGGGGGGCGTGCATTACCGTATGGTCGACGGGCGTCCGGTCCCGGTGGGCCGGTTTGCCAACCGACTGCGTTGGATCGAGGGGAAGCTGGTGGAGTTGGGCGAACCGGACACGCTCTATGA
- the gcvH gene encoding glycine cleavage system protein GcvH — protein MSNVPDGLKYAKSHEWVKVEGGAAVVGITDHAQHELTDVVFVELPPLGASVKAGAPCAVVESVKTASDIYSPVTGVVRAVNPALTGNPALVNSDPYGEGWFFRVELASADEVAGLLSSDSYRAQIGG, from the coding sequence ATGTCGAACGTTCCGGACGGATTGAAATACGCCAAATCCCACGAATGGGTGAAGGTGGAGGGTGGGGCGGCGGTGGTGGGGATTACCGACCATGCGCAGCACGAGTTGACCGACGTGGTGTTTGTGGAACTTCCCCCGCTGGGGGCGAGTGTGAAAGCCGGCGCGCCCTGCGCCGTGGTCGAGTCCGTCAAGACCGCGAGTGACATTTACAGTCCGGTGACGGGGGTTGTCCGCGCCGTGAACCCCGCCCTGACCGGAAACCCGGCGTTGGTGAACAGTGATCCTTACGGGGAAGGGTGGTTTTTTAGAGTGGAATTGGCATCGGCGGACGAAGTCGCGGGATTGCTTTCTTCCGACTCTTACCGCGCGCAAATCGGGGGTTGA